The Flammeovirgaceae bacterium genome contains a region encoding:
- a CDS encoding GNAT family N-acetyltransferase, producing MTIRPIRKEDNAQVAAIIRTVMPEFGASGKGFAIHDKEVDDMYGAYNRPRCAYFVCEENGKILGGGGVAPLEQGDEDTCELKKMYFLPEGRGKGLGQRVLDKCLEAATAIGFKYCYLETFNTMKQAMKLYERNGFEKIPGPCGNTGHFACDTFYRKKVSA from the coding sequence ATGACCATCAGGCCTATAAGAAAGGAAGACAACGCGCAGGTGGCTGCCATCATCCGTACGGTGATGCCGGAGTTTGGCGCCAGCGGAAAAGGCTTTGCCATTCATGACAAGGAGGTGGATGATATGTATGGTGCATATAACCGACCTCGCTGCGCCTATTTTGTTTGTGAAGAAAACGGAAAAATATTGGGTGGCGGAGGTGTGGCCCCGCTGGAGCAGGGTGATGAAGACACCTGCGAGTTGAAGAAGATGTATTTTTTACCCGAAGGCCGGGGCAAAGGATTGGGCCAACGGGTTCTGGACAAATGCCTGGAAGCAGCAACGGCCATTGGTTTTAAATACTGCTACCTCGAAACCTTTAACACCATGAAGCAGGCGATGAAACTGTATGAGAGAAACGGGTTTGAAAAAATCCCGGGCCCGTGCGGCAACACCGGCCATTTTGCGTGCGATACGTTTTACAGGAAGAAGGTATCAGCTTAA
- a CDS encoding prolyl oligopeptidase family serine peptidase — protein MRLAFYFFLLAATATAQQLTELTVEKIMRDPKWIGTAPSNIRWSHDSKTVYFNWNPEKAPGDSLYKITLTNRVPQKVTKAERLALPSGNGTYNKAFTKFAYEKNGDIYLLDVPTGRTIQITNTSGRESNPYFSGDEKRIVFTYEQNLYGWEITTGNVTQFTDFRRGKKPGTPPASDQEKWLKNDQLAYIRVLRERKENRDAAQKKQKIEEPKRPKEIYLDDRTLSQSRLSPDGNFVTFVLTKNASVKTAIVPNYVTESGFTEDINTRTKVGAPLSTSELFVYDVKRDTVLQVKTDEVPGIFDQPAYLKSTSKKDDGKEKKPQPRPVTFFGPIWSADGAFAVMQLRAADNKDRWIMLLNPATQKLTLLDRQHDDAWIGGPGTGGFGGAGIGWLADNKSVWFHSEESGYSHLYVVDVTTGKKQALTAGTYEVQSAQLSRDKKYFYIITNEVHPGEKHFYRLPVTGGKAERLTTMTGAHEVELSPDEKMIAFRYSYSNKPWELFVQENKVGSKPQQITNSVTDEFKSYPWRDPVVTTFRARDGAQVYTRLYKPAKPNGAAVIFVHGAGYLQNAHKWWSSYFREYMFHNLLADKGYTVLDMDYRASAGYGRDWRTGIYQFMGGKDLTDHVDGAAWLVNEHGIDPKRIGIYGGSYGGFITLMGMFTTPEVFAAGAALRPVTDWAHYNHPYTSNILNLPYTDSLAYAKSSPIYHAEGLKGALLICHGMIDVNVHFQDVVRLSQRLIELGKDNWELAVYPLEDHGFVEPSSWTDEYKRILKLFEENLK, from the coding sequence ATGCGCCTGGCCTTTTATTTTTTTCTGCTTGCTGCAACAGCAACCGCTCAGCAACTCACTGAACTTACCGTTGAAAAAATCATGCGCGACCCGAAATGGATAGGCACCGCGCCATCGAACATCCGCTGGTCGCACGACAGCAAAACGGTGTACTTCAACTGGAACCCCGAAAAAGCACCGGGCGATTCACTTTATAAAATCACGCTCACCAACCGGGTGCCCCAAAAAGTTACGAAGGCCGAACGGCTGGCACTGCCTTCGGGCAACGGCACGTACAACAAAGCCTTTACAAAATTCGCCTATGAAAAAAATGGGGACATTTATTTGCTGGATGTACCCACCGGCCGAACGATACAGATTACCAATACATCGGGTCGCGAAAGCAATCCGTATTTTTCGGGTGATGAGAAACGCATCGTCTTTACTTACGAACAAAACCTGTATGGCTGGGAAATAACCACCGGCAATGTAACCCAATTCACCGATTTCAGGCGCGGCAAAAAGCCCGGCACACCACCGGCCAGCGACCAGGAAAAATGGCTGAAAAACGACCAACTTGCCTACATCCGGGTATTGCGCGAACGCAAGGAAAATCGGGATGCCGCTCAGAAAAAACAAAAAATTGAAGAGCCCAAACGCCCCAAAGAAATTTACCTGGACGACCGCACACTGAGCCAGTCTCGGCTAAGCCCCGATGGCAACTTTGTAACTTTTGTGCTCACTAAAAATGCTTCAGTAAAAACAGCCATTGTTCCGAATTATGTAACCGAATCGGGATTTACGGAAGACATCAACACCCGCACCAAAGTAGGCGCCCCGTTAAGCACGTCCGAGTTATTTGTTTACGATGTGAAGCGCGATACCGTGCTGCAGGTTAAAACCGATGAGGTGCCCGGCATTTTTGATCAGCCGGCTTACCTGAAGAGCACTTCAAAAAAAGACGATGGCAAGGAGAAAAAGCCGCAACCCCGTCCGGTAACATTTTTTGGTCCGATCTGGTCGGCCGATGGTGCCTTTGCCGTAATGCAGTTGCGCGCTGCCGACAACAAAGACCGGTGGATTATGCTGCTCAACCCGGCAACGCAAAAGCTTACGTTGCTCGATCGCCAGCACGATGACGCCTGGATTGGCGGCCCGGGTACCGGAGGTTTCGGGGGTGCAGGCATCGGGTGGCTGGCCGATAACAAGAGCGTGTGGTTTCATTCGGAAGAATCGGGTTATTCGCACCTGTATGTAGTGGATGTAACCACCGGCAAAAAGCAGGCGTTAACAGCAGGCACTTATGAGGTGCAGTCGGCCCAGCTTTCGCGCGATAAAAAATACTTCTATATCATCACCAACGAAGTGCATCCCGGTGAAAAACATTTTTACCGGTTGCCGGTAACGGGCGGCAAGGCCGAACGGCTCACCACTATGACGGGCGCCCACGAAGTTGAACTGTCACCGGATGAGAAGATGATTGCCTTTCGCTACTCGTACAGCAATAAGCCGTGGGAACTATTTGTACAGGAGAATAAAGTTGGTTCAAAGCCTCAGCAAATCACCAACTCGGTAACCGATGAATTCAAATCGTACCCGTGGCGCGACCCGGTGGTAACCACATTCAGGGCGCGCGATGGCGCCCAGGTATACACCCGTTTGTACAAACCGGCCAAGCCCAATGGCGCTGCCGTAATTTTTGTACATGGTGCCGGCTACCTGCAAAACGCACACAAGTGGTGGAGCAGCTACTTCCGCGAATACATGTTCCACAACCTGCTGGCCGATAAGGGATATACCGTGCTCGATATGGACTACCGCGCCAGCGCAGGCTATGGGCGCGACTGGCGCACCGGCATTTACCAGTTTATGGGCGGAAAGGATTTAACCGACCATGTGGATGGCGCGGCCTGGCTGGTAAATGAACACGGTATTGATCCGAAACGGATCGGCATTTATGGCGGATCGTACGGTGGATTCATTACGCTGATGGGCATGTTTACAACGCCCGAGGTATTTGCTGCCGGAGCGGCATTGCGCCCGGTTACCGATTGGGCGCATTACAATCATCCGTACACATCAAATATTCTTAATCTCCCCTATACCGATAGCCTGGCCTACGCGAAGAGTTCGCCCATCTACCATGCCGAAGGATTAAAAGGCGCCTTGCTGATTTGTCATGGCATGATTGATGTGAACGTGCACTTTCAGGATGTGGTACGCTTATCACAACGGCTTATTGAACTTGGAAAAGATAACTGGGAACTGGCCGTGTATCCGTTAGAGGACCACGGCTTTGTTGAACCCAGCAGCTGGACTGACGAGTACAAGCGGATTTTAAAATTGTTTGAAGAGAACCTGAAGTAG
- a CDS encoding CocE/NonD family hydrolase: MRYIVLLFFLAVNSISAQHTFNVVREQIQVPMRDGVKLGAIVYRPDQNERFPAIVYRTPYGAQNYDGYAEFPLKAAKHGYVVFLVDVRGRYSSEGEFVAYKNEKQDGYDVIEWAARYEFCNGKVGTYGGSYPGIVQWQALSQAPPSLKAAAPEMTPIGSHHFFYYGGAFSFPWLDWFTTLIIPDKRQRANDTSGTWSDDVAEEEWQKGKQKWYGYRPLMELPLLKKYAPEYYEWLAHPDSSAWWSFVEIQNDFKKIQAPVFLLSGWYDAAYGPEGAIRAYNKIMKESEAKAAREHTKLILGPWNHTTVTTRKTRFGEIDFGPSAGFDYNQALLEWYDITLKDKHSGDALAPVNIFVMGENKWRHEQQWPLPGVKPVAFYLHSQGNAGADKSDGRLSLSVPGKEKSDAYVFDPANPLWDKSYEKSYPYDQREIESRKDVLVYTSDPLTEDLEVVGEVIAELFVSSSARDTDFSITLCDVYPDGRSINLSGLDAGYLRMRYRNGFDKQELMEPGKVYPIRIGSLYTANVFKKGHRIRLQITSSKAPHYDPNPGTGTEIASEKNLQPAQQKIFHEMNFSSRLVLPVVSK; this comes from the coding sequence GTGCGATATATAGTTCTTTTATTTTTTCTGGCAGTAAATTCAATAAGCGCTCAACACACATTTAATGTGGTCCGCGAGCAAATACAGGTACCCATGCGCGATGGCGTTAAACTGGGTGCCATTGTTTACCGGCCTGATCAAAATGAAAGATTCCCGGCCATTGTTTACCGGACGCCTTACGGAGCTCAGAATTATGATGGCTATGCCGAATTTCCGTTAAAGGCGGCTAAGCACGGCTATGTTGTTTTCCTGGTGGATGTTAGAGGCAGGTATTCGAGCGAAGGAGAATTTGTAGCTTATAAAAATGAAAAGCAGGACGGTTATGATGTGATTGAGTGGGCTGCCCGATATGAATTTTGTAACGGCAAGGTGGGTACGTATGGCGGCTCTTACCCGGGTATTGTGCAGTGGCAGGCGCTTTCGCAGGCGCCACCCTCGTTGAAAGCGGCCGCACCGGAAATGACACCCATCGGCAGCCATCATTTTTTTTACTATGGTGGTGCGTTCTCGTTTCCCTGGCTTGATTGGTTTACAACGTTAATTATTCCCGACAAACGCCAGCGGGCTAACGATACATCGGGAACATGGAGCGATGATGTTGCCGAAGAAGAGTGGCAAAAGGGTAAGCAAAAGTGGTATGGCTACCGACCGCTGATGGAATTGCCTTTACTGAAAAAATATGCACCGGAGTATTATGAATGGCTGGCTCACCCGGATTCCTCTGCGTGGTGGTCGTTTGTGGAGATTCAGAATGACTTCAAAAAAATTCAGGCCCCGGTCTTTTTACTCAGCGGTTGGTATGATGCTGCCTATGGGCCGGAGGGAGCTATACGGGCATACAATAAAATCATGAAAGAAAGCGAAGCAAAGGCAGCCCGTGAACACACCAAACTCATCTTAGGACCGTGGAATCACACCACCGTTACAACCCGCAAAACTCGTTTTGGAGAAATTGATTTCGGTCCCTCAGCCGGTTTCGATTACAACCAGGCGCTGCTGGAGTGGTATGACATAACGTTGAAAGACAAACACTCCGGGGATGCATTAGCGCCCGTGAATATTTTTGTAATGGGTGAAAATAAGTGGCGTCATGAACAACAGTGGCCCTTGCCCGGAGTGAAACCGGTTGCTTTTTATTTGCACAGCCAGGGCAATGCAGGAGCAGATAAGTCAGATGGCCGGTTGAGCCTGTCAGTGCCCGGAAAAGAAAAAAGTGATGCCTACGTTTTTGACCCGGCAAATCCATTGTGGGATAAATCGTACGAGAAGTCGTACCCATATGATCAACGTGAAATAGAATCGCGCAAGGATGTACTTGTGTATACATCCGATCCGTTAACGGAAGATCTTGAAGTGGTAGGTGAAGTTATTGCTGAGTTGTTTGTAAGTTCATCGGCCCGCGACACCGATTTTTCCATAACCTTGTGCGATGTATATCCCGATGGTCGTTCGATTAATTTATCCGGACTGGATGCCGGTTATCTGCGCATGCGCTACCGTAACGGATTCGATAAACAGGAATTGATGGAACCGGGAAAAGTTTATCCAATCAGAATCGGCTCCTTATATACCGCCAATGTTTTTAAGAAAGGCCATCGAATCCGCTTGCAGATTACCAGCAGCAAGGCGCCACATTATGATCCAAACCCTGGTACCGGAACGGAAATAGCCAGTGAGAAGAATCTTCAACCGGCTCAGCAAAAAATATTTCACGAAATGAATTTCTCTTCGCGGTTAGTGTTGCCGGTAGTTTCGAAGTAA
- a CDS encoding glycosyl hydrolase: MKRIFTLLVCTLFVLPPVSIAQKSKPSAAVPAPAFNADLYKGLKWRNIGPFRGGRSNAVSGVVGNDQVYYTGYTGGGLWKTTDAGIEWRNISDGFFKTGSVGDIAVSEADPNVIYVGMGEHAVRGVMTSYGDGVYKSVDGGKTWKNMGLEKTRHISDVVIHPTNPDIVYVAAQGPVHGPGSDRGIYKSTDGGATWKKVLYVDENTGASSLSMDKTNPRILYAATWQHRRYPWKVESGGAGCSIWKSTDGGDTWTKINEGLPKLMGKIGVSVSPANPNRVYAIVEAEKGKDGLYRSDDGGKKWNHLSSDQNITSRSWYYMEVFADPQNADVVYVLNAPMMKSIDGGRTFQNVRVGHGDTHDLWINPNNNQNMILGDDGGGEVTFNGGRSWSPLNNQPTAQFYRVNVDNLFPFRVYGGQQDNTSMVIKSRNNSFGITGQDWFEGPGCESAYIAFDPNNPVLMYGGCYQGNIDVLDTRTNERKDIMQYPSTNLAYRAKDMKYRFNWNAPLIASPHDPTTIYHASNVVFKTTNGGINWQVISPDLTRNDTTKQQQGGGPITNEGAGGENYNTIYYLIESVHEKGVLYAGSDCGLVHISKDGGASWQNITPAGLPECMIHSIEVSPHDKATAYISASRYKFNDYSNMTYKTTDYGKSWTKISTGVDADDFIKVIREDKKVKDLLYAGAERGFYVSFNGGANWNKLQLNLPVVPVTDLIIQGNDLVASTAGRSFWILDDLSAIQQAKGNFGSSAVKLYQPKPTVRYPAITIPEWMGNIPGLGMNPMDGVVLDYYLKEKADTNTVRLEILDAGGKKIRSFTNKKDENFKRFPGGPPEPAVIPSEAGVNRFAWDFRTETLPAIDNAYVYGDYRGHRVAPGKYKARITYKGETSEVDFEITQDPNLKVSPADWAAQQQFMEQVEARLAEISAAVNTMRKVKKQIENYNDLLKDRAEAKDVVTSGKELIKKIDKWEENVVQTKQKNFQDVINFPSKLNTEFFAVRAVADTHDPRVTQGARDRFTDLEKQWSAYKEQMNRLISTDIANYNKQYKEFNIPAVITN, translated from the coding sequence ATGAAAAGAATTTTTACCCTATTGGTGTGCACATTATTCGTGTTGCCACCGGTATCCATTGCGCAGAAATCAAAACCATCAGCTGCAGTTCCGGCACCTGCGTTCAATGCCGATTTATACAAAGGCCTGAAGTGGCGCAACATCGGGCCGTTCCGGGGCGGCCGCTCCAATGCCGTTTCGGGTGTGGTAGGGAATGACCAGGTTTACTACACCGGTTACACGGGCGGTGGTCTCTGGAAGACAACGGATGCAGGTATTGAATGGCGAAACATTTCGGATGGTTTTTTCAAAACCGGTTCGGTAGGCGACATCGCGGTAAGCGAGGCCGACCCGAATGTGATTTACGTGGGCATGGGCGAACATGCCGTGCGGGGTGTAATGACATCGTATGGTGACGGTGTGTATAAATCGGTTGACGGAGGAAAAACCTGGAAGAACATGGGTTTGGAAAAAACGCGCCACATCTCCGATGTGGTTATTCATCCCACCAATCCGGATATTGTTTACGTAGCTGCGCAAGGCCCCGTGCACGGGCCTGGTTCCGACCGGGGAATTTACAAGTCAACCGATGGTGGTGCCACCTGGAAAAAAGTATTGTATGTGGATGAGAACACAGGCGCTTCATCGCTGTCTATGGATAAAACCAATCCGCGCATTCTGTATGCCGCCACCTGGCAACACCGCAGGTACCCCTGGAAGGTAGAAAGCGGTGGAGCAGGATGTTCCATCTGGAAATCAACCGATGGGGGTGATACGTGGACGAAGATCAATGAAGGCCTGCCCAAACTGATGGGTAAAATCGGGGTTTCGGTTTCACCGGCCAATCCAAACCGGGTATATGCCATTGTGGAAGCAGAAAAGGGTAAAGACGGATTGTACCGGTCGGATGATGGAGGAAAAAAATGGAATCACCTTTCCAGCGATCAGAACATTACTTCACGCTCGTGGTATTACATGGAAGTGTTTGCCGATCCGCAAAATGCCGATGTGGTGTATGTACTTAATGCACCGATGATGAAATCCATTGATGGCGGAAGAACCTTTCAGAATGTTCGCGTGGGCCATGGCGATACGCATGACCTTTGGATTAACCCCAACAACAACCAGAATATGATTTTGGGTGACGATGGCGGAGGCGAAGTAACCTTTAACGGAGGCAGAAGCTGGTCGCCATTAAACAATCAGCCAACTGCACAATTTTACCGCGTAAACGTTGATAATCTTTTTCCGTTCCGGGTTTATGGCGGGCAGCAGGATAATACCTCGATGGTCATCAAAAGCCGGAACAACAGTTTTGGCATTACCGGGCAGGACTGGTTTGAAGGACCCGGCTGCGAAAGCGCTTACATCGCCTTCGACCCGAACAACCCGGTGCTGATGTATGGCGGCTGCTACCAGGGCAATATTGATGTACTTGATACACGCACCAACGAGCGCAAGGATATTATGCAGTATCCGTCCACCAACCTGGCCTACCGCGCCAAAGACATGAAATACCGGTTTAACTGGAATGCTCCGTTAATTGCCTCTCCGCACGATCCGACTACAATTTACCACGCATCCAACGTGGTGTTTAAAACGACCAACGGAGGAATAAACTGGCAGGTGATTAGCCCCGACCTTACCCGAAACGATACCACCAAACAGCAACAGGGAGGCGGACCTATTACAAATGAAGGAGCGGGCGGAGAGAACTATAATACCATTTACTACCTCATTGAATCCGTACATGAAAAAGGCGTGCTGTATGCCGGCAGCGACTGCGGCCTGGTACATATTAGCAAAGACGGAGGAGCGAGTTGGCAGAACATTACGCCTGCCGGTTTACCGGAGTGCATGATTCATTCCATAGAAGTTTCACCACACGATAAAGCAACGGCCTACATTTCGGCATCGCGCTACAAGTTCAACGACTATTCCAACATGACGTACAAAACCACCGACTACGGTAAGTCGTGGACGAAAATCAGCACCGGTGTGGATGCCGATGATTTCATTAAAGTGATACGCGAGGACAAAAAAGTTAAAGACCTGCTGTATGCAGGCGCTGAGCGCGGCTTTTATGTTTCGTTTAATGGCGGAGCGAACTGGAACAAGTTGCAACTTAATCTGCCGGTTGTTCCCGTAACCGATTTGATTATTCAGGGAAATGATCTTGTTGCTTCCACTGCGGGCCGTTCGTTCTGGATTCTGGACGACCTCAGCGCGATTCAGCAAGCGAAAGGAAATTTTGGAAGCAGTGCAGTAAAACTCTACCAGCCGAAGCCTACGGTACGGTATCCGGCTATCACCATTCCGGAATGGATGGGCAATATTCCCGGCCTGGGCATGAACCCGATGGACGGTGTGGTGCTGGATTACTACCTGAAAGAGAAGGCCGATACAAATACCGTCCGGCTGGAGATACTGGATGCGGGTGGTAAAAAGATCAGAAGTTTTACCAACAAAAAGGATGAGAACTTTAAACGTTTTCCCGGAGGACCGCCCGAACCGGCAGTTATACCTTCAGAAGCCGGTGTAAACCGGTTTGCGTGGGATTTCAGAACCGAAACGCTGCCGGCTATTGATAACGCCTATGTGTATGGCGATTACCGCGGCCACCGTGTGGCACCCGGAAAGTACAAGGCGCGGATTACCTACAAAGGAGAAACATCGGAAGTTGATTTTGAAATTACGCAGGACCCCAACCTGAAAGTTTCTCCGGCTGATTGGGCTGCACAGCAACAGTTTATGGAGCAGGTTGAAGCCCGCCTGGCCGAAATCAGTGCGGCTGTTAACACCATGCGCAAAGTGAAAAAGCAGATTGAAAACTACAACGACCTGCTGAAAGACCGTGCCGAAGCAAAAGATGTGGTAACATCCGGAAAGGAATTGATTAAAAAAATTGACAAATGGGAGGAGAACGTAGTGCAAACCAAACAGAAAAACTTTCAGGATGTAATCAATTTTCCGAGCAAGCTCAACACCGAATTCTTTGCCGTACGTGCCGTAGCGGATACCCACGACCCGCGGGTAACCCAAGGCGCCCGCGATCGGTTTACGGATTTGGAAAAGCAGTGGAGCGCCTATAAAGAACAAATGAACCGGCTAATCAGCACCGACATTGCTAATTACAACAAACAGTATAAGGAATTTAATATCCCGGCTGTTATAACGAATTAA
- the hutF gene encoding formimidoylglutamate deiminase — protein sequence MKERVGPSPRPSGTPLPRERGGGEGKFFRFNALLQSSGWISPAYVGVDQSGCVFYLSSEPPQTPVAIEAVNGLALPGFQNAHSHAFQYAMAGLAENHPTGTDDDFWTWREEMYKCALLVNPEQAQAIAAMLYAEMVRQGYTHVAEFHYLHHDKSGKPYANLAEMGERMVEAALAAGIKITLIPVFYQKGGFGLEPQPRQRRFISKTIDDYFHLLDDSAAAIKDFQHASLGFSVHSLRAVDLNDIIKTHQQGPSTIPFHLHVAEQKKEVEDCLAFCNKRPMQWVLDNLPVNERFNLVHSTHLNDDELKRLAASKANVVLCPSTEGNLGDGIFRMKEYVNLGGHWCIGTDSHIGLNPFEEFRMIDYRQRLVTNKRNTVSGNAAHYFISESVMRGRLAMGCNTSGHFEVGQPLDALVINAGSHLFADTSKDNLLPSILYTSDSSRNLGTIINGKWVVKNQHHQNGHVIKTAFSNAMKELKNR from the coding sequence TTGAAAGAGCGGGTAGGGCCCTCACCCCGCCCTTCGGGCACCCCTCTCCCAAGGGAGAGGGGTGGGGGTGAGGGTAAATTCTTCCGCTTCAACGCCCTCCTCCAATCCTCCGGCTGGATTAGTCCCGCTTATGTGGGTGTGGATCAGTCCGGCTGTGTTTTTTACCTGTCATCCGAACCACCGCAAACTCCGGTAGCCATTGAAGCGGTTAATGGTTTGGCCCTACCCGGATTTCAGAATGCTCATTCGCACGCCTTTCAATATGCTATGGCCGGCCTTGCCGAGAACCATCCCACAGGAACGGATGACGACTTCTGGACCTGGCGCGAAGAAATGTACAAATGTGCGCTGCTGGTCAATCCGGAACAGGCCCAGGCTATTGCCGCCATGCTTTATGCTGAAATGGTAAGGCAGGGGTACACGCATGTAGCCGAGTTTCATTATCTCCATCATGATAAAAGCGGAAAACCGTATGCGAACCTGGCCGAGATGGGCGAACGGATGGTAGAAGCCGCTTTAGCAGCCGGAATCAAAATAACGCTCATTCCGGTTTTTTATCAGAAGGGCGGGTTCGGACTGGAGCCACAGCCACGGCAGAGGCGGTTTATCTCGAAAACAATTGATGATTATTTTCATTTGTTGGATGACAGTGCTGCTGCGATAAAAGATTTTCAGCATGCTTCACTGGGCTTTAGTGTACACTCGTTACGGGCAGTTGATCTGAATGATATTATCAAAACCCATCAGCAAGGACCATCAACCATTCCGTTTCACCTGCATGTCGCTGAACAAAAAAAGGAAGTTGAAGATTGCCTCGCCTTCTGCAACAAGCGCCCCATGCAATGGGTGCTCGATAACCTGCCGGTAAATGAGCGGTTCAACCTCGTGCACTCCACGCATTTGAATGATGATGAATTAAAACGATTAGCAGCGTCAAAAGCCAATGTAGTGTTGTGCCCGTCAACCGAAGGTAACCTGGGCGATGGCATTTTCAGGATGAAGGAGTATGTAAACCTGGGCGGGCATTGGTGCATCGGCACCGACAGCCACATCGGGTTAAACCCGTTTGAAGAATTCCGGATGATTGACTACCGCCAGCGCCTGGTTACCAACAAGCGCAATACGGTAAGCGGTAACGCGGCTCATTATTTTATTTCAGAGTCGGTCATGCGGGGCCGGCTGGCTATGGGCTGCAACACATCCGGGCATTTTGAAGTTGGCCAGCCGCTTGATGCGCTGGTTATCAATGCCGGCAGCCATCTCTTTGCCGACACTTCAAAGGACAATCTTTTACCGTCAATTCTGTACACGTCCGATTCAAGCCGCAACCTGGGTACTATCATTAACGGAAAATGGGTGGTAAAGAATCAGCATCATCAAAACGGGCATGTCATCAAAACGGCTTTTTCCAACGCCATGAAGGAGTTAAAAAACCGCTGA
- a CDS encoding N-formylglutamate amidohydrolase, with protein MSSYQVIEPASGRVPILLSVPHCGTAFPDELKNEFNPKLAFAPDDTDWFVHRLYNFAPAMGITLIHAVYSRWVIDLNRNPNDKPLYSDGRIITTLCPTTTFFGEPIYRDDRKVVEDKEIRRRIEAYYRPYHNKLQELLNNLKQEFGNVLLWDCHSIRQHVPTIHKEKFPDLILGDADGTSASPGLIETAIKNLEGNGYSVSHNYPFKGGYITRFFGKPADDQHALQLEMSKVNYMDDTEKHYDESRANRIKRILLKTLAALAEQLSR; from the coding sequence ATGAGTTCTTATCAGGTTATTGAACCTGCATCCGGGCGTGTGCCCATCCTGCTTAGCGTACCGCACTGCGGAACGGCATTTCCGGATGAATTAAAGAATGAATTCAACCCAAAACTTGCTTTCGCCCCTGACGATACCGACTGGTTTGTTCACCGCTTGTATAATTTTGCCCCGGCCATGGGCATTACGCTTATCCATGCTGTGTATAGCCGCTGGGTTATTGATTTAAACCGCAACCCGAACGACAAACCACTTTACTCCGATGGGAGAATCATTACCACGCTGTGCCCCACCACAACTTTTTTCGGTGAGCCAATTTACAGGGATGACCGAAAAGTTGTAGAGGATAAGGAGATAAGGAGGCGGATAGAGGCGTATTATCGCCCATATCACAATAAACTTCAGGAATTACTCAATAACCTGAAACAAGAATTCGGAAACGTGCTGCTGTGGGATTGCCACTCCATTCGTCAGCATGTGCCCACCATTCACAAAGAAAAATTTCCCGATTTGATTCTGGGTGATGCCGATGGCACTTCCGCCTCACCCGGGCTGATTGAAACAGCCATTAAAAACCTGGAGGGCAACGGCTACTCTGTTAGTCATAATTACCCGTTTAAAGGTGGTTACATTACACGGTTTTTCGGTAAGCCTGCCGATGACCAGCATGCCCTGCAACTGGAGATGAGTAAGGTAAATTACATGGATGATACCGAGAAGCATTACGATGAATCGAGGGCAAACCGGATCAAGAGGATACTATTGAAAACATTGGCTGCATTAGCTGAGCAGTTGAGCAGGTAA